From a single Photobacterium gaetbulicola Gung47 genomic region:
- a CDS encoding carbohydrate ABC transporter permease (COG1175) codes for MNTFLSKFKLKDSHIGGLLASSYLGFSAIFWLYPVIWLIILSFSDWRFIGTPSFNGLNNFFDVVQDPLFWQAMWNVIRFLAYYLPIVLISSLLFAYGLSKLRYGKSFVALSFLLANVSSGVAYSIVFSKIFSQNGPVNGFLDSVFGFTIPWLTNADFAMLSIALIVTWKFVGYYGLIFYSGLSAIPKEIYSAAELDKTSPLKRLFKITLPMMNAQIIMVLVLAMTVAFGIFTEPYLITGGGPLGSTTTPMVVMYEAAFMRMEPSWAATMSIFVAVISFGLIWLIRKLFERNVEIV; via the coding sequence ATGAATACATTTTTATCAAAATTTAAACTGAAGGATTCTCATATAGGAGGCTTGTTGGCCTCCAGCTACTTAGGATTCTCTGCAATCTTCTGGCTGTATCCTGTTATTTGGCTAATCATACTTTCTTTTTCTGATTGGAGGTTTATTGGTACGCCAAGCTTTAATGGTTTGAATAACTTTTTTGATGTTGTTCAAGATCCACTTTTTTGGCAGGCAATGTGGAATGTTATTCGGTTCTTAGCTTACTATCTTCCGATTGTATTAATATCGTCTCTGCTATTTGCTTATGGGTTAAGTAAACTTAGATATGGAAAGTCATTCGTAGCATTAAGCTTTCTGCTCGCCAATGTATCATCTGGTGTAGCGTACTCTATCGTTTTCTCGAAGATATTCAGCCAAAATGGTCCTGTGAATGGGTTTTTAGATAGTGTTTTTGGTTTTACAATTCCTTGGTTGACGAACGCTGATTTTGCCATGCTTTCTATTGCGCTAATCGTCACATGGAAGTTTGTTGGTTATTATGGTCTGATTTTCTATTCAGGTTTATCAGCCATACCAAAAGAAATATATTCAGCAGCAGAGCTAGATAAAACAAGCCCTCTTAAGAGGTTGTTTAAGATAACACTGCCAATGATGAATGCTCAAATTATCATGGTCCTTGTTCTCGCGATGACTGTAGCGTTTGGTATATTTACAGAACCCTACCTAATTACTGGCGGGGGGCCTTTGGGCAGTACAACAACACCAATGGTTGTAATGTATGAAGCTGCATTTATGAGAATGGAGCCATCTTGGGCTGCCACGATGTCTATATTCGTTGCCGTGATTAGTTTTGGTCTAATTTGGTTAATTAGAAAGCTTTTTGAGCGAAACGTTGAGATTGTGTGA
- a CDS encoding solute-binding periplasmic protein of ABC transporter (COG1653) translates to MKAKTLSSWVLGGVAAAILTGCGGDTSDPQSIKMWIAPNETQEAFWSEVVTEWNASGQGLPVEFTTIPATGSSEEAIMNALAAGTEPDITENIFSGFAAQLNELDQLVDLSKFDGYQDLISGRNMSEIMNGWQLDGKQLVFPLYMSPVVYWWRSDILEEYGFTDVPRTYDDVYKLAKAYSVKNKRYPMQVAAGRNWWDRWFDFITMYYAASDGKNYLNAKNQLDIDEEAAKDVLTFIDTMFTNGWASYDFGESAPLVTGEVVGAVRGPWDIGRFQTQYPDVIKNIKIGPMLTKDGRDNPNTLADGKGMVMFKSSDVKEEAWEFINWVYNNEKFDKRWLELTGMPPARGDLMELDIFKEYFKANPLAAGYAEQVSLSQPTAFTSKTVEVQRAMTNMIEKIIFNKTDVEGGLSGLEKEVNSIRQ, encoded by the coding sequence ATGAAAGCGAAGACATTGAGTTCCTGGGTTTTAGGTGGAGTTGCTGCTGCGATTCTAACGGGATGTGGTGGCGATACTAGTGATCCACAATCAATTAAAATGTGGATAGCTCCGAATGAAACACAAGAGGCGTTTTGGTCTGAGGTTGTTACTGAGTGGAATGCAAGCGGGCAAGGTCTACCTGTGGAGTTCACGACCATTCCTGCGACGGGAAGCTCAGAAGAAGCCATTATGAATGCCTTAGCTGCGGGTACAGAACCTGATATTACAGAGAACATTTTTTCTGGCTTTGCCGCACAATTAAATGAATTAGATCAATTGGTTGACTTATCGAAATTTGATGGATATCAGGATCTTATAAGTGGTCGTAATATGAGTGAGATAATGAATGGATGGCAGCTCGATGGTAAGCAGCTCGTATTTCCTCTCTACATGAGCCCTGTGGTTTATTGGTGGCGAAGCGACATCTTAGAAGAGTACGGTTTTACTGATGTCCCACGAACATATGATGATGTATATAAGCTAGCAAAAGCCTATTCCGTCAAAAATAAGCGCTACCCAATGCAAGTTGCTGCAGGAAGGAACTGGTGGGACCGTTGGTTTGACTTTATCACTATGTACTACGCAGCCAGTGACGGTAAAAATTACTTAAATGCTAAAAATCAACTCGATATAGATGAAGAAGCAGCAAAAGATGTCCTAACATTTATTGATACGATGTTTACTAATGGTTGGGCAAGTTATGACTTTGGCGAATCAGCACCGTTAGTCACTGGTGAGGTTGTTGGAGCTGTTAGAGGGCCTTGGGATATTGGTAGATTCCAAACACAATATCCAGATGTCATAAAGAATATCAAGATTGGTCCAATGTTAACAAAAGATGGCCGAGATAATCCAAATACGCTTGCTGATGGAAAGGGCATGGTCATGTTTAAATCCTCTGATGTAAAAGAGGAAGCGTGGGAATTTATCAACTGGGTTTACAACAATGAGAAATTTGATAAGCGTTGGTTAGAGTTAACGGGCATGCCCCCTGCGCGCGGTGATCTAATGGAACTCGATATTTTTAAGGAATACTTTAAAGCTAACCCTTTGGCGGCAGGCTATGCGGAACAAGTTTCTTTGAGTCAGCCGACAGCATTCACGTCCAAGACTGTAGAAGTGCAACGAGCAATGACAAACATGATTGAGAAAATAATCTTCAATAAAACGGATGTTGAAGGTGGTCTAAGCGGATTAGAAAAAGAAGTTAATTCAATTCGTCAATAA